The following are from one region of the Lycium ferocissimum isolate CSIRO_LF1 unplaced genomic scaffold, AGI_CSIRO_Lferr_CH_V1 ctg8559, whole genome shotgun sequence genome:
- the LOC132045917 gene encoding uncharacterized protein LOC132045917 yields the protein MPDIPKCDGTTNPQEHVTSYTCAIKGSDVEEDEIESVLLKKFGETLSKGALTWYDHLPEHSITSFKMLADTFIKAHAGAKKVPKERIEIPSVLEEWADPAFTKGLNPRSSTASFKLKENLLEYEAVTWADVHNRYESKIRVEDDQLELAPGPISGSKNFERLRRNYEPEKRPSRDRYRPYSQPEKSSFRSDKGKSGPSHLSNRGDKRADRGSNSRGLLFRGDASSSVNNRDIPRLSEYNFNINTIDLVSAISHIKDARWLRPLRSDLAQRNPSVMYEYHSTHGHRTKDCRQLREEVARLLKNGHLREFLSERAKGHYKGRENHKQVEPVEPQHVINMIIGGTDTPRGPMVKRIKVSIVREKRTRDFVPEGSISFNDEEAEGSSANIIRWRVVEQLRLLDQILPIARVHSGFNKASETTKREISLPVNIDGTIQQTVFYVIEGKMKYNALRGRPWIHRMR from the exons atgccggATATTCCGAAATGTGATGGGACGACGAACCCACAGGAGCACGTGACCTCGTACActtgtgccataaaaggcagCGATGTCGAAGAGGATGAAATCGAGTCggtgttgttgaaaaagtttggTGAAACACTATCCAAAGGGGCATTGACCTGGTAcgaccatctgcccgagcattccaTCACTTCTTTTAAGATGCTCGCAGATACGTTTATCAAAGCCCATGCCGGGGCCAAGAAG GTTCCAAAAGAACGAATAGAGATCCCTTCGGTCCTAGAAGAATGGGCGGATCCAGCTTTCACTAAGGGACTCAATCCCCGAAGCTCAACTGCCTCGTTTAAATTAAAGGAGAACTTATTGGAATACGAGGCAGTAACTTGGGCCGATGTCCATAACAGGTACGAATCCAAGATTCGAGTAGAGGATGATCAACTTGAACTTGCCCCCGGTCCGATAAGTGGAAGTAAGAATTTTGAGAGATTGAGGAGGAATTATGAACCGGAGAAAAGGCCATCAAGGGATAGGTATCGACCGTATTCTCAACCGGAGAAATCCAGCTTTAGGTCGGATAAGGGAAAAAGCGGCCCTAGTCATCTATCGAATAGAGGTGATAAGCGAGCTGATCGTGGATCAAACAGTCGAGGTTTGCTGTTTAGAGGTGATGCTAGTAGTTCAGTCAACAATAGGGACATTCCGAGATTATCAGAGTACAACTTCAATATTAACACCATAGATCTTGTTTCAGCAATTAGCCATATCAAGGATGCCAGGTGGCTGAGGCCATTAAGATCAGATCTGGCTCAAAGAAATCCAAGCGTGATGTATGAGTATCATAGTACTCATGGCCATAGAACCAAAGACTGTCGCCAATTGAGAGAAGAAGTGGCTCGATTGTTAAAGAACGGTCACCTTCGTGAATTCCTGAGTGAGCGAGCCAAAGGCCACTATAAAGGTAGGGAAAATCACAAGCAAGTCGAGCCCGTGGAGCCACAACACGTGATCAATATGATAATTGGTGGAACGGATACACCACGAGGACCGATGGTGAAAAGAATAAAGGTTTCAATCGTACGTGAGAAGCGGACCAGGGATTTTGTGCCGGAGGGATCTATTTCCTTCAATGATGAGGAggcagaag GTAGTTCGGCCAACATTATCCGATGGAGAGTAGTTGAACAACTGAGGTTGCTAGATCAAATTCTTCCGATAGCTCGGGTTCACAGCGGTTTCAATAAGGCAAGCGAAACTACTAAGCGAGAAATCTCTTTGCCGGTCAACATCGACGGAACTATTCAGCAAACTGTGTTCTATGTCATCGAAGGAAAGATGAAATATAATGCATTACGTGGCAGACCATGGATTCATCGCATGAGG